CTCGCGCGCTCCTCGAGCTCGCCGATGCGTCGGCGCGACTCGGCGCTCCCTGCGGTCATCGGCGACCTCCCCCCGCCCACAGACCCTAGCCGCGGGGAGGCGCCCGCGGCCGAACTCGGCTACGGTGGATGCCGCGAAGGGGAGTAGCTCCCACCGTCCGCTGAGCGGACACAGAGTGTGCGTCGACATGCTGGTCCGGAACGATCCGGGCCCGGCGCGCCACCCGGATCATCATCGGATGCGGGCGAGCGAGACCTTCGGTCAGTCGACGTCCGTCCTGACCGGTCCTCTCGCGCGGGTCGGCGGGGCCCTACTCCAGGAGATCCCATGGCGAGCACCGCTCCGGCGCCCACCCCGACCCAGATCCGCCGCTGGCGGCGCTACCTCGCCGACGAGCTCGCCGAGGCCGCGACGTACCGCGATCTCGCGAAGCGCCGCACCGGCGAGGAGCGCGAGATCCTGCTCTCCCTCGCCGCCGCCGAGGGCCGGCACGAGGAGCACTGGCGCGAGCTCCTCGGTCCGGCGGCCGAGCCCTCCCCCCGGCCGGATGCGCGCACGCGCCTGCTCGGCTTCCTCACCCGCCGCTTCGGCTCGGTCTTCGTGCTCGCGCTGATCCAGCGCGCCGAGGCCCGCTCGCCCTACGCCGACGACGACGACGCGACCGAGGCGATGGCCGCCGACGAGCGGATCCACGGCGAGGTCGTGCGCGGACTCGCCGAGCGCGGACGCAGCAGGCTCTCAGGCACCTTCCGCGCCGCGGTCTTCGGCGCGAACGACGGGCTCGTCTCGAACCTGGCCCTGGTCCTCGGTGTCGGGGCGAGCGGAGTCGCGACGAGCGTCGTGCTCTTCACCGGCATCGCGGGACTGCTCGCGGGCGCCCTCTCGATGGGCGCGGGAGAGTTCGTCTCGGTGCGCTCGCAGCGCGAGCTGCTCTCGGCCTCGCACCCCGATCTCGACACCAACCGCGTGGTCCCCGACCTCGACGTCGACGCGAACGAGCTCGCCCTCGTCTACCGCGCTCGCGGCATGACGCAGGAGGAGGCCGACGCCCGCGCCACCTCCGTCTTCTCGGGGCTGCGCGGTGGCGCCGCGCCCACCTCGCCGATCACCCTCGGCGGGCCGAAGGCCGACCCGTCGATCGACGAGCACGAGTCGGTCGGCACGGGCATGGGCGCCGCGCTCTCGAGCTTCTGCTTCTTCGCCTCCGGCGCGATCATCCCCGTGCTGCCCTACCTGTTCGGCATGACGGGACTGGCGGCCGTGATCCTCGCCTCGGTGCTGGTGGGCATCGCCCTGCTGGCGACCGGCGCGATCGTCGGACTGCTCTCGGGAGCCCCGCCCCTCGCCCGCGCGATGCGCCAGCTCGGGATCGGCTACGGAGCGGCCCTCGTCACCTACCTGCTCGGGCTGCTGTTCGGCGCCTCCGGGATCTGATCCTCCGGGACCCGGTCCTCCGGGACCGCTCTGCCCCGCCACTTCAGCGCCCCGACCGCGATCGCCAGCAGCAGCGAGCCCGGCAGGCAGCCCAGGAGCGGGATCGACGCGTAGTAGAGGATCTGCCGCTGGATCCACGCCGGAGACGGTGTGTCGGAGTCGCCGTAGTAGGACGCGGGCGGCGACGAGTAGCCGGTGTAGAGCACGAACAGCCCGAGGGCGCTGCCGGCCAGGCCCGCGAGCAGCAGTGCCAGGAGCCAGGGGTTGCGCAGGAGCGGGGCCTCGCGCGGCGCGGGAGCCGCTGCGGCCGGCCGGGGCGCCGCCTCGGTGACGCCCGGCTCCCACGGCGTCTCGGGGCCCGACGGGAGGGTGGCGGGCAGGTCCCCGCTCGCGGGGAGACGCACCGGCCCCGACTCCCGACGGGATCGGCGCGTGTCGGCGACCGCGGCGA
The genomic region above belongs to Rathayibacter sp. VKM Ac-2759 and contains:
- a CDS encoding VIT1/CCC1 transporter family protein; this encodes MASTAPAPTPTQIRRWRRYLADELAEAATYRDLAKRRTGEEREILLSLAAAEGRHEEHWRELLGPAAEPSPRPDARTRLLGFLTRRFGSVFVLALIQRAEARSPYADDDDATEAMAADERIHGEVVRGLAERGRSRLSGTFRAAVFGANDGLVSNLALVLGVGASGVATSVVLFTGIAGLLAGALSMGAGEFVSVRSQRELLSASHPDLDTNRVVPDLDVDANELALVYRARGMTQEEADARATSVFSGLRGGAAPTSPITLGGPKADPSIDEHESVGTGMGAALSSFCFFASGAIIPVLPYLFGMTGLAAVILASVLVGIALLATGAIVGLLSGAPPLARAMRQLGIGYGAALVTYLLGLLFGASGI